The Pseudomonas sp. FP2309 genome has a window encoding:
- a CDS encoding demethoxyubiquinone hydroxylase family protein produces MMKVDHAGEHGAICIYSGQLFMARLFIPGMVNELQEFLAHERRHRAVFQDELQRRSYPRCRSYWLCGIGGLALGLMTGMCGRKAIVATTVAVESVVLKHLAHQLDVLVNIDPHAVAAITSIVAEEQHHHDHSASQIDARDPWFRVLAPMVTAWTEAVIWMGMRS; encoded by the coding sequence ATGATGAAGGTCGACCATGCAGGCGAGCATGGAGCTATCTGCATCTATAGCGGACAGCTGTTTATGGCCCGGCTTTTCATCCCGGGCATGGTCAATGAGCTCCAAGAGTTCCTCGCCCACGAGCGTCGCCATCGGGCGGTTTTCCAGGATGAACTGCAACGCCGTAGTTATCCCCGCTGCCGTAGTTATTGGTTGTGTGGCATCGGCGGTCTGGCGTTGGGTCTGATGACTGGCATGTGTGGCCGCAAAGCCATTGTCGCTACCACCGTCGCGGTTGAGAGCGTGGTGCTTAAGCACCTGGCTCATCAACTTGATGTGCTGGTCAACATCGATCCTCATGCGGTAGCGGCCATTACTTCGATTGTGGCGGAGGAGCAACACCACCATGACCATTCAGCCTCGCAGATCGATGCGCGCGATCCCTGGTTCAGAGTGTTGGCGCCGATGGTGACTGCATGGACGGAGGCCGTAATCTGGATGGGGATGCGTTCTTAG
- a CDS encoding aldose 1-epimerase family protein, giving the protein MTPLKLFVALSALSAASHAMAWDYVLLDTDKAARNWQITSQQLGLKTAKPFSVTLRTLHGGRQEGVSIVDIDNGTMKLSVVPTRGMNVLQASVGNVRMGWDSPVKEVVNPAFIELNGRGGLGWLEGFNELVTRCGYEWVGHPGVDNGELLTLHGRAANIPANKVTLHIDEKPPYAITLRGELKEQAFKKVDFSVATELVTEPGSVVFALNDTLTNNGDYPKEYQALYHSNFSTPFLEQGARFAAPVKQVSPFNDKAKGDLPDWQTYRAPTKDYDETVYNVVPYADAKGDTLTVLHNKAGSLGVAVGFNTQTLPVFSLWKNTDTQGQGYVTGLEPGTSFSYNRRYQRPLNLVPTIGPKEHKQFHISYSLLADKAAVDKALKQVSEIQDGRETEVRQTPLVDLTKE; this is encoded by the coding sequence ATGACCCCGCTCAAACTCTTTGTTGCCCTCAGCGCACTGTCCGCTGCCTCCCACGCCATGGCCTGGGATTACGTTTTGCTCGACACCGACAAAGCCGCCCGGAACTGGCAGATCACCAGCCAGCAACTCGGCCTGAAAACCGCCAAACCCTTCAGCGTAACCCTGCGTACCTTGCACGGCGGTCGGCAGGAAGGCGTCAGCATCGTCGACATCGATAACGGCACGATGAAACTCTCGGTCGTACCGACTCGCGGGATGAACGTCTTGCAGGCCTCGGTCGGCAACGTGCGCATGGGCTGGGATTCCCCGGTCAAGGAAGTGGTCAACCCGGCCTTCATCGAACTCAATGGCCGCGGTGGTCTGGGCTGGTTGGAAGGGTTCAATGAGCTGGTCACCCGTTGCGGATACGAATGGGTCGGCCACCCCGGCGTCGACAACGGCGAACTGCTGACCCTGCACGGCCGGGCCGCCAACATTCCTGCGAACAAAGTCACCCTGCATATCGATGAAAAACCACCGTACGCCATCACCCTGCGCGGCGAACTGAAAGAGCAGGCGTTCAAGAAGGTCGACTTCTCGGTCGCGACCGAACTGGTCACCGAACCCGGCAGCGTCGTGTTCGCCCTCAACGACACCCTGACCAACAACGGCGACTATCCGAAGGAATACCAGGCGCTGTATCACAGCAATTTCAGCACCCCGTTCCTGGAGCAAGGCGCTCGTTTCGCCGCGCCGGTGAAACAGGTGTCGCCGTTCAACGACAAGGCCAAGGGCGATCTGCCCGACTGGCAAACCTACCGCGCGCCGACCAAGGACTACGACGAAACGGTCTACAACGTGGTGCCGTATGCCGATGCCAAGGGCGATACGTTGACCGTGTTGCATAACAAGGCCGGCAGCCTGGGCGTTGCGGTCGGCTTCAATACCCAGACACTGCCTGTGTTTTCCCTGTGGAAAAACACCGATACCCAAGGCCAGGGCTATGTCACAGGTCTGGAGCCGGGCACAAGTTTTTCCTACAACCGCCGTTATCAGCGGCCACTGAACCTGGTACCGACCATTGGGCCCAAGGAACACAAACAGTTCCACATCAGCTACAGCTTGTTGGCGGATAAGGCGGCGGTGGATAAGGCCTTGAAGCAGGTGAGCGAGATTCAGGATGGGCGCGAGACTGAGGTGCGGCAGACGCCGTTGGTTGATCTGACCAAGGAGTGA
- a CDS encoding YeeE/YedE family protein, with the protein MTLSPHFTPWTALLGGALIGLSAGLFILLNGRIAGISGLLGSLLARQGDGRGEKLLFIVGLLVSPWIWSLVATLPESRFQAGGVALVLAGLLVGLGTRYGAGCTSGHGICGLSRLSVRSLVAVCCFMGSGFAGVYAIRHLLGA; encoded by the coding sequence ATGACCCTCTCCCCCCACTTCACCCCCTGGACCGCCCTGCTCGGCGGTGCCCTGATCGGCTTGTCCGCCGGCCTGTTCATCTTGCTCAACGGCCGGATCGCCGGGATCAGCGGGCTGTTGGGCAGTTTGCTGGCCAGGCAAGGCGATGGGCGCGGCGAGAAGCTGTTATTTATCGTGGGGCTGCTGGTATCGCCCTGGATCTGGTCGCTGGTGGCGACGTTGCCTGAGTCAAGGTTTCAGGCCGGTGGCGTTGCGCTGGTGCTGGCGGGGTTGTTGGTGGGGCTGGGGACGCGCTACGGCGCCGGCTGTACCAGCGGGCATGGGATCTGTGGGCTGTCGCGGCTGTCGGTGCGTTCGCTGGTGGCGGTGTGTTGCTTCATGGGCAGCGGGTTCGCCGGTGTGTATGCCATTCGCCATCTGCTGGGAGCCTGA
- a CDS encoding YeeE/YedE family protein produces MRKFTALLAGLIFGLGLYLSGMTDPTKVLGFLDLAGDWDPSLALVMLGGLLVSSVFFFFARRRDSSLLGAPMQMPTQRHIDRRLVLGSLVFGMGWAIAGLCPGPALALLLTGRWQAALFTLAMVVGMLLFQALESRKRR; encoded by the coding sequence ATGCGCAAGTTCACCGCGTTGCTGGCCGGGTTGATCTTCGGCCTCGGGCTTTACCTCAGCGGCATGACAGACCCGACAAAAGTGCTCGGGTTTCTCGACCTGGCCGGCGACTGGGACCCTTCGCTGGCCCTGGTCATGCTGGGTGGGCTGCTGGTGAGCAGCGTGTTTTTCTTCTTCGCCAGACGGCGCGACAGCTCATTGCTCGGCGCGCCGATGCAGATGCCCACTCAGCGTCACATCGACCGTCGACTGGTGCTGGGCAGCCTGGTGTTCGGCATGGGCTGGGCGATTGCCGGACTCTGCCCTGGGCCGGCCCTGGCGTTGTTGCTCACGGGTCGCTGGCAGGCGGCGCTGTTCACGCTGGCGATGGTGGTGGGAATGCTGCTGTTTCAGGCGCTTGAATCGCGCAAACGGCGTTGA
- a CDS encoding VOC family protein has protein sequence MDLKFSHVDVLVNDLEEACAYYAMALKARISKTFVWDRGGLHVRYAVALMGQERFMLVHPIAGNLRTLLDTHGEGMIYRHCYSTPDIELAYDQLIASGVQPEDENGQPLARENLQTPSGARIIWLPKRFGHFSIEILEEHGLNAFMQEAFAD, from the coding sequence ATGGACCTGAAATTCAGCCACGTCGATGTACTGGTCAACGACCTTGAAGAGGCCTGCGCCTACTACGCAATGGCCCTCAAGGCGCGCATTTCCAAGACGTTCGTGTGGGACCGCGGCGGCCTGCACGTGCGCTATGCGGTGGCGCTGATGGGCCAGGAGCGGTTCATGCTGGTCCACCCCATCGCGGGCAACCTGCGCACGCTGTTGGACACCCACGGCGAAGGCATGATTTACCGTCACTGCTATTCCACGCCGGACATCGAGTTGGCGTATGACCAATTGATCGCATCAGGCGTGCAGCCCGAGGACGAAAACGGTCAACCGTTGGCCCGCGAGAACCTGCAAACGCCGTCCGGCGCGCGCATTATCTGGCTGCCCAAGCGCTTCGGGCATTTCTCCATCGAGATTCTGGAGGAGCATGGCCTGAACGCCTTTATGCAGGAGGCCTTTGCCGATTAA
- a CDS encoding glutathione S-transferase family protein, translated as MIIVHHLNNSRSQRILWLLEELGLPYEIKRYQRDPKTNLAPPELKAINALGKSPVIEDEGRVVIESGAIVDYLIRRHGGDRLQPNPASAEYDQYVQWLHFAEGSAMLPLMLNLYVGRLGEAGAPLHPRIESEVANYLGYLNDALAHTPYLLGEALSGADIQMSFIGEIAKAQGKLQAYPHLAAWVQRFQARPAYHKALEQGGEYAFAR; from the coding sequence ATGATCATTGTTCACCACCTCAACAACTCACGCTCGCAACGCATTCTGTGGCTGCTCGAAGAACTCGGCCTGCCGTATGAGATCAAGCGCTACCAGCGCGACCCTAAAACCAACCTCGCCCCGCCTGAACTCAAGGCCATCAATGCCCTGGGCAAATCGCCGGTGATCGAAGACGAGGGCCGCGTGGTGATCGAGTCCGGCGCCATCGTCGACTACCTGATTCGCCGTCATGGAGGCGACAGGCTGCAACCGAACCCCGCCAGCGCCGAGTACGACCAGTACGTGCAATGGCTGCACTTCGCCGAAGGCTCGGCCATGTTGCCGCTGATGCTCAACCTCTACGTCGGCCGTTTGGGTGAGGCCGGGGCGCCGCTGCATCCGCGTATCGAATCGGAAGTGGCCAACTACCTGGGCTACCTGAACGATGCGCTGGCGCACACGCCCTACCTGCTGGGCGAAGCGTTGAGCGGTGCGGACATCCAGATGAGCTTTATCGGCGAAATCGCCAAGGCCCAGGGCAAGTTGCAGGCCTACCCCCACCTGGCGGCGTGGGTGCAACGGTTCCAGGCGCGGCCGGCATACCACAAGGCGCTGGAACAGGGCGGCGAGTATGCGTTTGCCCGGTAA